CGGACGACTCAGATGGCAGATGAATAAAACGAAGAAGCATAGAAAGAGACAGGAGGATGGAGAACGTGACCAATTTTCGCCGTATGTTTTTATTTAACCTGATCGCCCTCATCATTCTGGTAGGAGGGGGATTTGTTGCCTATTCCTTCTATAACGAAAGTTTAAATTATTTGAAGACCGATAATGCCCGAATCGAAGGGCAGGCCATCTCCATCTCCTCCCCTGCGGCCGGAAAATTGGTGGCATGGGACGGGGTGATCGGGAAGAAATATAATGCCGGAGAGACGATTGGAAAGGTGGAAGTCGTCTCCCAATCCCCAACCGGTGAACCTGTGGTTCGCACATTGGACATAACGATCCCCCAAACAGGGACCATTGTGACCAGTTCTGCCGTCCCCAATTCTTATGTAGCCCCCGGCGTTCCGTTGGCACAGGCTTTTGATTTGGACCATCTGTGGGTAACCGCCAATATTAAAGAGACGGATATTAACGATATTCAAGTGGGAAATTTGGTGGACGTTTATGTCGATGCATATCCCGGGACAACTTTAAGTGGGAAAGTAGATCAGATTGGCCTTTATACGGCAAGTACCTTTTCCCTTTTGCCAAGCGGGAACACATCAGGAAATTACACCAAGGTGACCCAGGTGATCCCTGTCCGCATTACTTTAGACGGATATAAAGGCTTAAACCTCGTGCCGGGTTTAAATGTTACCGTGCGGGTGAAAAAATAGGAGGTGTCCTTCATGAATTTCCTCCTGATCGGATATGTCTTCTTCTCACTTCTCCTTCTTATTGGGATGAATCTTTGGTTAAGGCGTACAGGAAAGAGCCGAGTAAGG
The DNA window shown above is from Thermicanus aegyptius DSM 12793 and carries:
- a CDS encoding HlyD family secretion protein, with protein sequence MTNFRRMFLFNLIALIILVGGGFVAYSFYNESLNYLKTDNARIEGQAISISSPAAGKLVAWDGVIGKKYNAGETIGKVEVVSQSPTGEPVVRTLDITIPQTGTIVTSSAVPNSYVAPGVPLAQAFDLDHLWVTANIKETDINDIQVGNLVDVYVDAYPGTTLSGKVDQIGLYTASTFSLLPSGNTSGNYTKVTQVIPVRITLDGYKGLNLVPGLNVTVRVKK